Part of the Gammaproteobacteria bacterium genome is shown below.
TGACGCCCCGGTGCGGAAAGCCGCAGCGAAGCCCAAAGCCGCATCAACAACTGCGCAAAAGAAGCCGCCGGTGGCAACGGCAGCGCCACAAACGACAACGAAACCGGACCCGCAACCGGCGCAGGTGCAAAAACCGAAACCTGCCATCGCGACAGACGGGCAGGTGGACTGGGCCGGCATTATCGAGCAGGTTAACCTGCGCGGCGCCGCCCGCGAACTGGCCGCCAATTGCGAGTTCAGCCGGCGCAAAGGTCATGTGTGGCACCTGACGCTTGACGAGCGTCACGCGCATTTACTCACCGATCAGCAGCGCGATCGCCTGGGTGCTGCGTTGAGCGAAGTGACCGGCGCAGAGGTATCACTAAGGATTAAACTGGGCAAGCCGGCTGCGGCGACGCCTGCCGAGAAAAAAGTACAGGCAGCAGAAGACGAACTGGATGCTGCACGCGATAATATTGCCAGCGACCCCAACGTCAAGGCGTTGAAAGACCTTTTTGGTGCGTCGGTAGTGGAAGACTCTGTGCGCCCGACAGACAATGGCGAGAACGGCGCCTGAACCGGAGATGAGGACGGAATGAAGCAGCTTTCCAAGTTGATGAAGCAAGCCCAGCAGATGCAGGAAAACATGCAGAAGATGCAGGAGGAGCTGAGCCAGCACAAAGTAACCGGCGAGGCCGGTGGCGGCATGGTCAGTGTCGTAATGGACTGTCGCCATGGTGTGCATGCAATTAACATCGACGAGCAGGTGCTTGGAGACGACAAGGATATGCTCGAAGACCTGGTGGCGGCGGCAATCAACGATGCCGTGCGTAAGGTCGAAGAAACAACCAAGGAAAAATTTTCCGGTCTGACCGGCGGGATCAACCTGCCCGGCATGAACCTGCCATTTTAGAAATTCGTAGTGCTTTTCTCTCCCAGGCTGCAGCAATTGATCGATGCCTTGCGATGTTTGCCCGGTGTCGGGCCGAAAACAGCGCAGCGCATGTCGTTTCACCTGCTTGAACGCGACCGTGACGGTGCAGGTCATATAGCGTCGTCTATAGCTGACGCACTGGAGCACATAGGCCACTGCAGTCGTTGCCGCATGCTCACCGAAAAGGATGTTTGCGAAATCTGCTCGGCGTCCAGCCGTGATGATGCGCTGTTGTGTATTGTTGAAACGCCGGCCGACGTGATTGCGGTGGAGCAGTCAGCGGCCTATCGCGGTCGTTTTTTCGTTCTGATGGGCCATCTGTCGCCACTCGATGGCATTGGGCCTGACGAACTGGGGCTGGACCTGCTCAAGGAGCGGCTCGGCGACGGCGCTATCAGGGAAGTGATCCTTGCCACCAACCCCACCGTGGAAGGTGAGGCCACCGCGCACTACATTGCCGAGCTTGCCGGTCGCGCCGGTATCGCCACGACGCGTATTGCGCACGGCGTGCCCGTCGGTGGTGAACTCGAATATGTCGATGGCGGCACGCTTACGCACGCCTTTGTCGGGCGCAAGGCCTACGAGTAGTTGTCCGGATCAATAGCCGCCAGGCGTTCGACCAGGTGGCAATAGCTTTCGTAGCGTCGCCGGCTGATTCCGCCGTGCTCCAGTGCCGCTTTCACGCCACAGTCCGGTTCCGCCAGGTGGCGGCAGTCAGCAAAGCGACACTGCGAAGCGGCTTCGGCAAACTCAATGAAACCGGTCGCCAGTTGTCGCGCTGATACCGGCGGCGGCGCGTAATCGCGTACACCGGGTGAATCGATGACCTCGCCACCATTGCCCAGGTGATGCAGGATAGACGCCGTCGTGGTGTGGCGACCCTCGCCGCTGCCATCCGATAACGTCTGTGTGCGGCTGTCGAGGCCAGGGATCATTGCGTTAAGCAGTGACGACTTGCCGACGCCGGACTGGCCAACGAGGATGCTGGTCTGGCCCGACAGCAGGTCCATCAATGGCGCCAGGCCGTCAGGCTGGCAGGCAGAAACGGTTACCGTCAGATAGCCAAGCGCGGCAAAGCCTGCCAGGTTGAGCGTGGCGATATCGCTCTTGTTGCCCACAACTGCGGCGCTGACCCCCACAAGTTCGGCAGCAACCAGATAGCGGTCGACCAGCGAATAGTCTGGCTCTGGTTGCGGCGCGATTACCACTACGATCTGGCTCATGTTGGAGGCGATTACCTCGGTGCGACCCCGACGGTCGGGGCGAGCAAGCTCGGTGCGGCGCGGCAGGATCTCGACGACAACCCCGTCGCCAACGTCGGTCTGTTCGAGTCGCCAGCGCACTTCGTCGGCGCAAACTGGCCGCAGTCGGCGGCCCTTCATCGCACAGTGATAACGGTTGTGCGCGTGGTCTTCAACGACCGCGTGGCGTCCATGTGCGGCAACGACACGGCCCGAACTGATGCTTTCGTTGTTCGGGTCGGCCTTCATGGACGGCGCTTTGTCAGGCGGCCAGTTCGCTGAGCCGTGCTACCCGCGCGGTAGCCGGTGGGTGGGAATCGTAAAAGCCTGAGTGCAGCGCATCGGGCGTAAGCGTCGTGGCGTTATCCCGGTACAGCTTGCACAGCGCGGTTATCAGTGCGCTGGCATTGCTCTGTTCGGCCGCATAAACATCAGCTTCGAATTCGTCGCGGCGTGAAAGGTACGACATCAGTGGCGTGAGCGGGAAAGTAAATACCGGCACCACCATGACAAACAGCAACAGCGCCATGTGGTTGGACGGCGTGTCCACACCCAGCGCACCAAAGAACCATGGTTTTGTGATCAGCCAGCCAAGCAGGGCAAGCCCGGCCAGGCTGAGGGCAAAGCTGAGCAGCAGGCGCCGCAGCACATGGCGCTTGCGAAAGTGGCCCAGCTCGTGGGCCAGTACAGCCTCAATTTCTTCGTGGCCGAGGCTTTCCATCAGGGT
Proteins encoded:
- a CDS encoding YbaB/EbfC family nucleoid-associated protein, with the translated sequence MKQLSKLMKQAQQMQENMQKMQEELSQHKVTGEAGGGMVSVVMDCRHGVHAINIDEQVLGDDKDMLEDLVAAAINDAVRKVEETTKEKFSGLTGGINLPGMNLPF
- the rsgA gene encoding ribosome small subunit-dependent GTPase A, producing MKADPNNESISSGRVVAAHGRHAVVEDHAHNRYHCAMKGRRLRPVCADEVRWRLEQTDVGDGVVVEILPRRTELARPDRRGRTEVIASNMSQIVVVIAPQPEPDYSLVDRYLVAAELVGVSAAVVGNKSDIATLNLAGFAALGYLTVTVSACQPDGLAPLMDLLSGQTSILVGQSGVGKSSLLNAMIPGLDSRTQTLSDGSGEGRHTTTASILHHLGNGGEVIDSPGVRDYAPPPVSARQLATGFIEFAEAASQCRFADCRHLAEPDCGVKAALEHGGISRRRYESYCHLVERLAAIDPDNYS
- the recR gene encoding recombination protein RecR, translating into MLFSPRLQQLIDALRCLPGVGPKTAQRMSFHLLERDRDGAGHIASSIADALEHIGHCSRCRMLTEKDVCEICSASSRDDALLCIVETPADVIAVEQSAAYRGRFFVLMGHLSPLDGIGPDELGLDLLKERLGDGAIREVILATNPTVEGEATAHYIAELAGRAGIATTRIAHGVPVGGELEYVDGGTLTHAFVGRKAYE